A region from the Simiduia sp. 21SJ11W-1 genome encodes:
- a CDS encoding putative 2OG-Fe(II) oxygenase, which translates to MNIEKLLIGLPNTMNDALNASITMIRSGRERELLQILSKSKNQPYTNLLKAQILTAGNMHKEALSLLTDLEGKFNKNPSITLELAKQYLKLGLIDEANIKASELISINERDPISWITKATCQQMAGENDEAMSTIELGLLRAGGHPKLTYAMAQLQRQQNLYKEAIKNFEKAIALGIKDINCYKNLADCHCNLNNPDKAVSEITKGLDVFKDNIELHKLLIKIQIEYSTSLKPYNKIENAISKSADPTPLITLLARHHARDKAWSKTAMLLRGRNSLVSANPELRFLEIQSAHEDKVNNLNKEALDNLIAERPKDLSLHQEYGRMLLESGYIKEAEEIFKSALRIYPNDFICTGYLESCWRLLKSQESKWLCDYEKMISIIDFKEQASTPRIKGIDEYISTIKKIHNTKCAPHDQTVKGGTQSNGHLFKNHPDDLNALELHLKNLIFQSISKFPSVEGHPFWSTASRIKQASDLEFSGAWSIILRNEGFHTNHIHPQGWMSAVLYLKVPSEISDTSTFGHIQFGKPLGIDLPPQRTIRPKPGRLITFPSYMWHGTIPFESTDERIAIAFDIIPK; encoded by the coding sequence ATGAATATTGAAAAGCTATTGATCGGGCTCCCTAACACCATGAATGACGCCCTCAACGCTTCAATTACCATGATCCGATCCGGCAGAGAACGCGAACTTTTGCAGATCCTTAGTAAATCTAAAAATCAACCATACACAAATCTTTTAAAGGCGCAAATACTTACAGCGGGCAACATGCACAAAGAAGCACTCAGCCTATTGACTGACCTAGAAGGAAAATTTAATAAAAATCCCTCGATTACTCTCGAGTTAGCAAAGCAATATTTGAAGTTAGGCCTAATAGATGAAGCCAATATAAAAGCTAGTGAGTTAATTAGTATAAACGAAAGAGACCCTATCAGCTGGATCACCAAAGCAACATGCCAGCAGATGGCCGGAGAGAACGACGAAGCAATGTCAACGATAGAGCTGGGGCTATTAAGAGCAGGGGGTCACCCAAAACTAACATATGCCATGGCTCAACTTCAACGCCAACAAAATCTTTATAAAGAGGCAATTAAAAACTTTGAAAAGGCAATAGCGCTGGGCATCAAAGACATCAACTGCTATAAAAATCTTGCCGACTGCCACTGCAATCTGAACAACCCTGATAAGGCTGTTTCAGAGATAACAAAGGGACTAGATGTTTTTAAAGATAACATCGAGCTTCATAAGCTACTGATAAAAATTCAAATTGAATATAGCACATCATTAAAACCCTACAATAAAATAGAAAATGCAATTTCAAAATCAGCCGACCCAACCCCCCTTATAACCCTTCTGGCACGCCACCACGCTAGGGATAAAGCATGGTCAAAGACTGCCATGTTATTGAGAGGCCGAAATAGCTTAGTTTCCGCCAATCCTGAATTGAGATTCCTGGAAATACAAAGCGCTCACGAAGACAAAGTAAATAACCTAAACAAAGAGGCATTAGATAATTTAATAGCTGAGCGCCCTAAGGACCTATCGCTACACCAAGAGTACGGAAGAATGCTCTTAGAATCAGGCTATATCAAAGAGGCAGAAGAAATTTTTAAATCGGCTCTACGCATATACCCTAACGACTTTATTTGTACTGGCTATTTGGAGTCCTGCTGGAGGCTACTCAAAAGTCAAGAATCGAAATGGCTCTGTGACTACGAGAAGATGATATCGATCATAGATTTTAAGGAGCAAGCTAGCACACCAAGAATAAAAGGAATTGATGAATATATATCAACAATAAAAAAAATACACAACACAAAATGTGCACCTCACGATCAAACGGTGAAGGGAGGCACACAATCAAATGGCCACCTTTTCAAGAACCATCCTGATGATTTAAATGCTCTAGAGCTGCATCTTAAAAATTTGATTTTCCAATCAATTTCAAAATTCCCGAGTGTAGAAGGCCACCCATTTTGGTCGACGGCAAGTCGCATAAAGCAAGCAAGCGACTTGGAATTTTCTGGGGCATGGTCAATAATCCTCCGAAATGAAGGTTTTCATACCAACCACATTCACCCACAAGGCTGGATGAGCGCTGTACTATATCTAAAAGTACCTAGCGAAATAAGTGACACCTCAACCTTTGGGCACATCCAATTTGGCAAACCACTTGGCATTGATCTACCGCCACAAAGGACCATCAGGCCGAAGCCGGGAAGACTTATCACTTTTCCGTCATACATGTGGCACGGAACCATTCCCTTTGAATCAACGGATGAACGAATAGCTATAGCTTTTGATATAATTCCAAAATGA
- a CDS encoding TonB-dependent receptor domain-containing protein, whose product MVKRTKLATAIKLAALGVTSSAMLLGGNAYAQDQGLEALEEVVVTGSRIQKANLVTSSPVTQLDSEQLVLTGSTKMEDVMRSMPQVTLDQDSGQAIESNGTATLQLRNLGSSRTLVLLDGKRLPISSPSSSESGPDINFIPMALLERVEVLTGGASSTYGSDAVAGVVNFIMQKDFEGVKVDLQTSRNRHSNDSGHPVAEAAERRGFDYATGSGFDGDITDFTFMVGGNFDNGKGNLTAYATKRDVQGVTQSQRESSACAVRSEGGNCLGSGTKEEGTFYFENDGFDQAWQTEGDQFIQDNGSRYNFAPPSYSQRPDDRITMGVLGHYELNENAELYTQLMFMDNRSITQFGPAGMFFDSGVSIPCSNPLLSAQQYATMGCTDPSDRVAVYLGRRAVEIGPRFGDLRHTTYRGVFGVQGDINNAWRYDLSYQYSEVDMRNRNGNYFDIGKAKRGLDVTTDTDGNPVCASVVDGSDSNCVPWNVFETGGVTQEQVDYLSQQYFERGTTDQEIFSGYVQGSLGEYGIKLPTAENGIEVVFGLEHRMESLQYFPDDAAMANLVGGLSAALVPVDGDFSVDEFFMEASIPLLEGKSFAEEVTLDLGYRFADYDSGKSTDTYKIAGSWAINDQVKLRGSYQRAVRMPNIVDQFQPQQGSLFGMDDDPCGGVDQVTGLSQRGYTFAECARSGVTQAVWDNGGPSDSPAAQYNTLIGGNPDLDPEVSDTQSFGILLSPNFIEGLTISADWYDIDVQDAITFVGQETTLLECIENDAFCDKVKRNPVGDSLWLGNSGPDNGIQALSDNIGFFRVTGVDLEINYDLDLDSMGSIVFANTLGYISKWEQEEYVGAGVLECQGKYAGSCGVPTPDMKNRFTATWLTPWDVTANLTWRHIGAIDSLATTPVDIKAFNWFDLSATWAVNDWASVRGGINNILDETPPFVPQGITARENGNTYPGLYDHLGQYWFVGATLKF is encoded by the coding sequence ATGGTTAAACGCACTAAACTAGCTACAGCTATCAAGCTTGCCGCGTTAGGTGTCACCAGCTCAGCAATGCTGCTTGGTGGCAACGCGTATGCACAGGACCAAGGCCTTGAAGCTCTTGAGGAAGTAGTTGTTACCGGTTCAAGAATTCAAAAAGCCAACTTAGTTACTTCCAGCCCAGTAACACAACTCGACTCAGAGCAGCTCGTATTGACAGGTTCCACCAAAATGGAAGATGTCATGCGCAGCATGCCTCAGGTTACACTGGATCAAGATTCTGGCCAGGCAATCGAATCCAACGGTACTGCTACCCTACAGCTTCGCAATCTGGGCTCGAGCCGTACGCTGGTACTGCTTGACGGTAAACGGCTGCCAATTTCATCTCCATCCTCTTCAGAGTCCGGGCCGGACATCAACTTTATTCCGATGGCGCTACTTGAGCGTGTCGAAGTTCTTACCGGTGGCGCATCTTCTACCTATGGTTCAGATGCTGTTGCAGGCGTTGTTAACTTCATTATGCAAAAAGATTTCGAAGGCGTAAAAGTTGACCTGCAAACTAGCCGAAATCGTCATTCGAACGACTCCGGTCACCCAGTGGCCGAAGCCGCAGAACGCCGTGGGTTTGACTACGCTACTGGCAGTGGCTTCGATGGCGATATCACTGACTTCACATTCATGGTCGGCGGTAACTTTGACAATGGTAAGGGCAACTTAACCGCATATGCCACAAAACGTGATGTGCAAGGTGTAACGCAGTCACAGCGAGAATCTAGCGCGTGTGCAGTGCGCTCAGAAGGTGGCAACTGCCTTGGTTCTGGCACAAAAGAAGAAGGCACCTTCTACTTTGAGAATGATGGCTTTGACCAAGCATGGCAAACTGAGGGTGACCAATTTATTCAAGACAATGGTAGCCGATACAACTTTGCCCCACCTAGCTATTCACAGCGCCCCGATGACCGCATCACAATGGGCGTACTCGGCCATTATGAGTTGAATGAGAATGCCGAGCTCTACACCCAACTGATGTTCATGGACAACCGCTCAATCACACAGTTCGGGCCTGCGGGCATGTTCTTTGACAGCGGCGTAAGCATTCCTTGCTCAAACCCACTGCTATCTGCCCAACAGTATGCAACTATGGGCTGTACAGATCCCTCTGATCGTGTTGCAGTTTATTTAGGCCGGCGTGCAGTTGAAATTGGTCCGCGCTTCGGGGATCTACGCCACACAACCTACCGCGGAGTCTTCGGCGTTCAAGGCGACATTAACAACGCATGGCGCTATGACCTTTCATATCAGTATTCTGAAGTTGACATGCGCAATCGTAATGGCAACTACTTCGATATTGGCAAAGCTAAACGCGGCCTAGATGTGACCACCGATACCGATGGCAACCCTGTTTGCGCATCAGTGGTTGATGGTAGTGATAGCAACTGCGTACCGTGGAATGTATTTGAAACGGGCGGAGTCACTCAGGAGCAGGTTGATTACCTTTCTCAACAATATTTTGAGCGGGGAACAACCGATCAGGAAATTTTCTCCGGCTACGTTCAAGGCAGCTTGGGCGAGTATGGCATTAAACTGCCTACCGCAGAAAACGGTATTGAGGTCGTGTTTGGCCTTGAGCACCGCATGGAATCGCTGCAGTACTTCCCTGACGACGCGGCGATGGCCAACCTAGTCGGCGGCCTTTCAGCAGCCCTGGTACCCGTTGATGGCGACTTCAGTGTTGACGAATTCTTCATGGAAGCTAGCATCCCACTTCTGGAAGGAAAGTCATTCGCTGAAGAAGTGACTCTCGACTTGGGTTACCGCTTCGCTGATTACGACTCAGGAAAGTCAACTGATACATACAAAATCGCTGGATCTTGGGCAATCAATGATCAAGTGAAGTTACGCGGCAGCTATCAAAGGGCCGTTCGCATGCCCAACATAGTAGATCAGTTCCAGCCACAGCAGGGCTCCCTGTTCGGCATGGACGATGACCCATGCGGTGGCGTAGATCAAGTTACAGGCTTAAGCCAACGCGGCTACACCTTCGCCGAATGTGCACGCAGTGGTGTTACCCAAGCCGTTTGGGACAACGGTGGTCCAAGTGACTCTCCAGCAGCGCAATACAACACTCTCATCGGGGGCAATCCTGATCTTGATCCAGAAGTGTCGGATACCCAGTCGTTTGGTATATTGCTTTCACCAAACTTCATCGAAGGGCTGACAATCAGCGCCGACTGGTACGACATTGATGTTCAGGACGCAATTACCTTCGTTGGACAAGAAACCACATTACTCGAGTGTATCGAAAACGACGCCTTCTGCGATAAGGTTAAACGCAATCCAGTTGGTGATAGTCTGTGGCTTGGAAACTCTGGCCCAGATAATGGCATCCAAGCGCTTAGTGACAATATCGGCTTCTTCCGAGTAACTGGTGTAGACCTTGAGATCAACTACGATTTAGATCTCGACTCTATGGGTAGCATCGTATTTGCAAACACCTTGGGCTACATCTCAAAGTGGGAGCAAGAAGAATATGTGGGTGCCGGCGTATTGGAATGCCAGGGTAAATATGCAGGTAGCTGCGGGGTACCGACTCCAGACATGAAAAATCGCTTCACTGCCACCTGGCTAACGCCTTGGGATGTGACGGCAAATCTTACCTGGCGCCACATTGGAGCCATCGACAGCTTGGCAACTACTCCAGTTGACATTAAAGCTTTCAACTGGTTTGATTTGTCTGCCACATGGGCAGTAAACGATTGGGCATCGGTTCGCGGCGGGATAAACAACATCCTAGACGAAACACCTCCATTCGTGCCCCAGGGTATAACCGCCCGCGAGAATGGCAACACCTACCCAGGCCTGTATGACCATCTTGGTCAATACTGGTTTGTTGGCGCTACTTTGAAGTTTTAA
- a CDS encoding TonB-dependent receptor translates to MHKAQQALTLLTGIAIGASLPYHSAQAALDGKVVPAQTLATSPLLADHLIELGRKSDISIVFPSKLLAGKLAPKITTGHHKLPTLEALSQLLAGSGLTYKIINDQVIAITELRASNKPAEAPPVNYYLEEIAVVGQQVTGSRIRNSNLLGASPVDVISQPELAGSGAQSLGEFLKFIPTVAGNSTSTAVSNGGDGTATVTLRGLPANNTLVLLNGQRTAYAGLAGDAIDLNSIPPAAVERIEILKDGASALYGSDAIAGVVNIIMRQSFDGFQLEQFYGETSRADLETSTTNVLWGHKSTSGSIMLAGSHYQQQGINSRDRSVSASADNRPLGGTDLRSSATPDGRYQLSDGVYTLRDGSDGSTPADFRAATNEDLFNYSRFTSAVSPSTRTSLYSSGRLELNHSLTGFFDASYTATSATITLAPTPLFTDFEREPLPISATQPYNPFGEPVEDLRKRLLEMGNRDQINKAQSYRLNWGLDGDTDTLHWRLNQFWSRTDASVDYTNLVSGQQLQNALADECNATPDCVPLNLFGPTGSITPEMAHYIRASSKITGHSQLLGANLVMDTAVSDLPAGQLLAAGGVEIRREDTRRQPFGTEDFLIGGGETSETQGARSIVEMFAEAQIPLIKDASWAKSLDVEVAARSSYYSDFGTASTPKIGLLYQPAAGILLRGTASKGFRAPSLNELHKGGKTTQSFLDDPCADPQNVGVLPGCSQQSDPTRTQYLTVFGGSQELKPERSTNRTLGVVWTPPRLPGLYTNLDFFWIEQKNVVDASAQYIIDQNAENGAFSDRVNRNTDGELESINASFLNIGQRSLSGIDLALRYQQLLQDGVVTYSVNAAHLRNFKDQLTPGTPAEDIAGTFSDEASEGNGSLPKWKANAGLNWKQHGLDLHYTLNFISKLEENIPKSANTRFIKSWVTHDIQLSYVLPVQKGLTITLGADNLLDAPAPFAASAFNDSMDARTHDLKGRYWYGRVSLSL, encoded by the coding sequence ATGCACAAAGCGCAACAAGCCCTAACGCTATTGACAGGGATTGCCATAGGCGCAAGCCTGCCCTACCACAGCGCACAAGCAGCACTGGACGGCAAAGTTGTGCCCGCACAAACGCTGGCAACAAGCCCCCTACTGGCCGACCACCTGATCGAGCTCGGGCGCAAGAGCGATATCAGCATCGTATTCCCCAGCAAACTCTTAGCCGGCAAGCTGGCCCCTAAAATCACCACCGGGCACCACAAACTGCCAACCCTTGAAGCGCTCTCACAACTGCTTGCGGGCTCAGGCCTCACCTACAAAATCATTAACGACCAGGTGATTGCCATAACCGAGCTACGCGCCTCCAACAAACCCGCCGAGGCGCCGCCGGTTAATTACTACCTTGAAGAGATTGCCGTGGTTGGCCAGCAGGTCACCGGCAGCCGGATTCGCAACAGCAACCTGCTGGGCGCGTCGCCGGTTGATGTTATATCCCAGCCTGAGCTCGCAGGCAGCGGCGCACAATCATTGGGAGAATTTTTAAAGTTCATACCCACTGTGGCCGGCAACTCCACATCAACTGCCGTAAGTAACGGCGGCGACGGCACGGCCACCGTAACCTTGCGGGGGTTGCCGGCCAACAACACCTTGGTACTGCTCAATGGCCAGCGCACCGCTTACGCAGGCCTGGCCGGTGATGCCATCGATTTGAACTCTATTCCGCCGGCCGCCGTTGAGCGCATCGAAATACTCAAAGACGGCGCCTCCGCTCTGTATGGGTCAGATGCCATTGCCGGTGTTGTGAATATCATCATGCGGCAAAGTTTTGATGGCTTTCAGCTAGAGCAGTTTTATGGTGAAACCTCGCGCGCCGACCTGGAAACCAGCACAACAAATGTGTTGTGGGGGCACAAAAGCACCAGTGGCAGCATTATGCTGGCCGGCTCTCACTACCAACAGCAGGGTATAAACAGCCGCGACAGGTCGGTAAGTGCCAGCGCAGACAACCGCCCGCTAGGCGGCACGGATTTACGCTCCAGCGCCACGCCTGATGGCCGCTACCAGCTGAGCGATGGGGTATATACACTGCGCGACGGTAGCGATGGCAGCACGCCCGCTGACTTCAGGGCAGCCACCAACGAAGACCTCTTCAACTACTCCCGCTTTACCTCGGCTGTTTCACCATCTACGCGCACCAGCCTATACAGCTCAGGCCGCCTGGAGCTCAATCACAGCCTCACAGGCTTCTTTGATGCCTCCTATACCGCAACAAGCGCCACCATTACACTGGCGCCCACACCGCTTTTTACCGACTTTGAGCGAGAGCCGCTGCCAATCAGCGCCACCCAACCCTACAACCCCTTTGGCGAGCCAGTAGAAGACCTGCGAAAGCGCCTGCTGGAGATGGGCAACAGGGACCAAATCAACAAAGCCCAGAGCTACCGGCTCAACTGGGGGCTGGATGGCGACACCGATACCCTGCACTGGCGGCTCAACCAATTCTGGAGCCGCACTGATGCCAGCGTTGACTACACCAACCTGGTAAGCGGGCAACAGCTGCAAAATGCGCTGGCCGACGAGTGCAACGCCACGCCAGATTGCGTGCCATTAAACCTCTTTGGCCCCACGGGCAGTATCACGCCCGAAATGGCGCACTATATTCGCGCCAGCAGCAAAATCACCGGCCACAGCCAGCTGCTTGGTGCAAATCTGGTGATGGACACCGCGGTAAGCGACTTGCCTGCAGGCCAACTACTGGCGGCCGGCGGCGTTGAAATACGCCGCGAAGACACCCGCCGCCAGCCTTTCGGCACCGAAGACTTTCTGATCGGCGGCGGTGAAACCAGCGAAACGCAGGGCGCGCGCAGCATTGTAGAGATGTTTGCCGAAGCGCAAATCCCCCTCATTAAAGATGCCTCATGGGCAAAAAGCCTGGATGTGGAAGTGGCTGCAAGGTCTTCCTATTACAGCGACTTTGGCACCGCCTCCACACCTAAAATTGGCCTGCTCTACCAGCCCGCTGCCGGCATACTGTTGCGCGGCACTGCCTCCAAAGGGTTCCGGGCACCTAGCCTGAACGAATTACATAAAGGCGGTAAAACCACCCAATCGTTTCTTGATGACCCCTGTGCAGACCCACAGAACGTAGGCGTGCTACCCGGTTGCAGCCAGCAGAGCGACCCAACCCGCACCCAGTACCTGACGGTTTTTGGCGGTTCACAAGAGCTGAAGCCCGAACGCAGCACCAACCGCACGCTGGGTGTAGTCTGGACGCCGCCACGCCTGCCCGGCCTCTACACCAACCTGGATTTTTTCTGGATTGAACAAAAAAACGTAGTAGACGCCTCAGCGCAATACATCATCGATCAAAATGCGGAAAATGGCGCCTTTAGCGACCGAGTGAACCGCAACACCGATGGCGAACTGGAATCCATCAACGCGAGCTTCCTTAACATTGGCCAACGCAGCCTGAGCGGAATAGACCTCGCCTTGAGATACCAACAACTCCTACAGGATGGCGTTGTCACCTATTCGGTAAACGCCGCGCACCTGCGCAACTTCAAAGACCAGCTCACCCCTGGCACGCCCGCCGAAGACATAGCCGGCACATTTTCAGACGAAGCCTCCGAAGGCAACGGCTCGCTCCCCAAGTGGAAGGCCAACGCGGGCCTCAACTGGAAGCAGCACGGCTTAGACCTGCACTACACACTGAATTTCATCAGCAAACTTGAAGAAAATATTCCCAAAAGCGCCAACACGCGCTTTATTAAAAGCTGGGTAACCCACGACATCCAGCTCTCCTATGTACTGCCCGTACAAAAAGGGCTCACCATCACCTTGGGCGCCGACAACCTCCTGGACGCCCCCGCCCCTTTCGCAGCCTCTGCCTTCAACGACAGCATGGACGCCCGAACCCACGACCTCAAAGGCAGGTATTGGTATGGGCGGGTTAGCCTTTCGCTCTAA
- a CDS encoding FecR family protein, which yields MNTSEHNKLSEEANRWVVRLRSDNADAIDKASFSRWLNRSDAHEQAFDAALADWQILGALEHTPAAKATLRHFEPTPSSWGWLWQWQSAALASFALVAVLSVGFLQALNPPAETAAGQHFATARGEQRLIRLEDGSEVKLNTNSSLHIEYTEAQRFLVLDKGEAFFKVTTNRARPFVVDVGDGTVTAVGTAFAINKTDTNIEVTVLEGIVSVKERETQPQIKPESQVVKADERLTLDKQGLSDVRVTNAQQLLAWRDSLLVLENQPLPTALAELNRYLDTPVDTSHPSLAKLKVSGTFSLQTPESTLAALVTTFGLQLDESSATPRLYVDGE from the coding sequence GTGAATACATCAGAGCACAACAAACTATCCGAAGAGGCCAACCGCTGGGTTGTTCGTCTTCGCTCTGATAATGCTGACGCTATAGACAAAGCCAGCTTCTCGCGCTGGCTTAACCGCAGCGATGCGCACGAGCAAGCCTTCGACGCCGCACTGGCAGACTGGCAGATACTCGGTGCACTCGAGCACACGCCGGCCGCCAAAGCCACCTTGCGCCATTTCGAGCCCACACCGTCCTCTTGGGGCTGGCTGTGGCAATGGCAGAGCGCAGCTCTTGCCTCATTCGCGTTGGTCGCCGTGCTCAGCGTTGGCTTCCTGCAAGCGTTAAATCCGCCCGCAGAAACCGCCGCAGGCCAGCATTTCGCCACCGCACGGGGCGAACAGCGCTTGATTCGCCTGGAAGATGGCTCAGAGGTGAAACTCAACACCAACTCCTCATTGCATATTGAATACACTGAGGCGCAGCGGTTTCTGGTGCTGGATAAAGGCGAAGCCTTTTTTAAAGTTACCACCAACAGGGCCCGCCCTTTTGTGGTTGATGTTGGCGATGGCACAGTTACCGCCGTTGGTACTGCATTTGCGATCAACAAAACAGACACCAATATAGAAGTAACCGTTCTTGAGGGCATCGTTAGCGTTAAAGAGCGCGAAACCCAGCCCCAGATCAAGCCTGAATCTCAGGTGGTAAAAGCAGACGAGCGCTTAACCCTGGATAAACAAGGCCTCTCCGATGTGCGCGTTACTAACGCACAGCAATTGCTGGCCTGGCGAGACAGCCTGCTAGTACTTGAAAACCAGCCTTTGCCCACCGCACTGGCCGAGCTGAACCGCTACCTGGACACCCCGGTAGATACCAGCCACCCCTCACTTGCCAAGCTGAAAGTATCGGGCACCTTTAGCCTACAAACGCCCGAGTCTACCTTGGCTGCATTGGTCACCACCTTTGGCCTTCAGCTGGATGAAAGCAGCGCCACCCCGCGCTTGTACGTTGACGGCGAATAA
- a CDS encoding RNA polymerase sigma factor encodes MALSKKSMLEQLFDSHATGLVRYLTRKMKSAEDAEDIAQNAFIRIQKLAEAGELENPKAYLYQTASNLAIDQIRREKLHSNYLQGEVTRQLADYEVPGAMPDYCTPERLLGAKQQLNEMERAIGKLPLKCRQAFLLHRLKGLSYAEIAQDMGISVSSVEKYILQALKACRKALERVGASEI; translated from the coding sequence ATGGCATTATCTAAAAAATCCATGCTTGAACAGCTCTTTGATAGTCATGCGACAGGTCTGGTGCGCTACCTGACCCGCAAGATGAAGAGTGCCGAAGACGCCGAAGATATCGCTCAAAATGCGTTCATCCGCATCCAGAAGCTGGCTGAAGCCGGCGAACTGGAGAACCCCAAAGCTTACCTGTATCAAACCGCCAGCAACCTTGCGATTGATCAAATCCGGCGTGAAAAACTGCACAGCAACTACCTGCAAGGCGAAGTTACCCGCCAGCTGGCAGATTATGAAGTACCTGGCGCCATGCCCGACTACTGCACCCCAGAGCGGCTTCTGGGTGCCAAGCAGCAACTCAACGAAATGGAACGCGCCATTGGCAAACTGCCCCTTAAGTGCCGTCAGGCATTTCTGTTGCACAGGCTTAAGGGCCTCTCCTATGCAGAAATTGCTCAAGACATGGGGATTTCAGTGTCCAGCGTCGAAAAATACATTCTGCAAGCACTAAAAGCGTGCAGAAAGGCCCTAGAAAGGGTCGGCGCTAGCGAAATTTAG
- a CDS encoding HDOD domain-containing protein: protein MTNLLSDAIYQLPQMPKVVQSLIASFDAPNINADQLARQLATDQVLTAKVLRLANSAHYGASRQIASVNDAVVLLGVDALRTLVLASGVVGTLQAPEGFDIRQFWRNSFDMAALCKWLAGFTSLNKETAFTCGMMHNIGGLIIHIAANENSDTIDAATTEPSLFAELGAELAEHWKFPQSISEAIRHQLTPEQAKPPGDYAHLLLLANCLNALHPHSPLHVADKLPAAPLRHLHIQPSAIDGNLAELDQLKGDFDALLDP, encoded by the coding sequence GTGACAAACCTGTTATCAGATGCCATCTACCAGCTGCCACAAATGCCGAAGGTGGTGCAATCGCTCATTGCCTCCTTCGATGCACCCAACATCAACGCAGACCAACTGGCCCGGCAGTTAGCCACCGATCAAGTGCTCACCGCCAAAGTATTGCGCCTGGCCAATTCGGCGCATTACGGCGCCTCGCGCCAAATTGCCTCGGTGAACGATGCAGTGGTGTTACTGGGAGTAGATGCCCTGCGCACTCTGGTACTGGCATCGGGGGTTGTGGGCACCTTACAGGCTCCCGAAGGGTTTGATATCCGCCAGTTCTGGCGCAACAGCTTTGACATGGCAGCCCTGTGCAAGTGGCTTGCGGGCTTTACCTCGCTCAACAAAGAAACCGCCTTCACCTGCGGCATGATGCACAATATCGGCGGGCTGATCATCCATATAGCCGCCAATGAAAATTCAGACACAATAGATGCAGCCACCACCGAACCCAGCCTGTTTGCCGAACTGGGCGCTGAACTTGCCGAACACTGGAAGTTCCCGCAATCCATAAGCGAGGCAATCCGCCACCAGCTGACCCCCGAACAAGCAAAACCCCCGGGAGACTACGCCCACCTGCTTCTGCTGGCGAATTGCCTGAATGCACTGCACCCGCACAGCCCTCTGCATGTGGCAGATAAGCTGCCTGCGGCCCCGCTTAGGCATTTACACATTCAACCCAGCGCAATAGACGGCAATTTAGCGGAGCTAGATCAGCTTAAAGGCGACTTTGACGCCTTGCTTGACCCCTAG